One region of Carassius carassius chromosome 41, fCarCar2.1, whole genome shotgun sequence genomic DNA includes:
- the LOC132123145 gene encoding splicing regulatory glutamine/lysine-rich protein 1-like, producing MDFDLGSAAEGDEVKKQEGSEVEGIFGFGKKDKDKDKDQEEKDKDKECKDKGKDKESDKAKSDCKEKDKDKECKDKEKDKCKDKEKKKNKDHKKEHGHGHGHGHGRGRGRGRGHRSSSSSSDEN from the exons ATGGACTTCGATCTGGGCTCAG CTGCTGAGGGTGATGAGGTGAAGAAGCAGGAGGGCAGCGAGGTGGAGGGGATCTTTGGGTTCGGAAAAAaggataaagataaagataaagaccAAGAAgagaaagataaagataaagagtGCAAGGATAAGGGCAAGGACAAAGAGAGTGACAAGGCAAAG AGTGATTGCAAAGAAAAGGATAAAGACAAAGAGTGCAAAGACAAAGAGAAGGACAAGTGCAAAGACAaggaaaagaagaagaataaagaCCACAAAAAGGAGCACGGACACGGTCATGGACACGGTCACGGACGTGGACGTGGACGTGGACGTGGACACAGATCGTCCTCTTCATCCAGTGATGAG AACTAA
- the LOC132123156 gene encoding uncharacterized protein LOC132123156, translating into MDFDLSAAVGDDEVKKSQDKQVEGIFGVGKKDKDKGKSKDKSHDKDKHKEHKDKEHKGKDKKKKKDKEHKKKSGGKSSSSSSDSD; encoded by the exons ATGGACTTCGATCTGAGCGCAG CTGTTGGAGATGATGAGGTGAAGAAGTCGCAGGACAAACAGGTGGAAGGGATCTTTGGGGTCGGAAAGAAGGATAAAGACAAAGGAAAGAGCAAAGACAAG AGTCATGATAAGGATAAACACAAAGAACACAAAGATAAAGAACATAAAGGCAaagacaagaagaagaagaaggacaaGGAACACAAGAAGAAGAGCGGTGGCaagtcctcctcttcctccagcgATTCg gACTGA